One window of the Klebsiella oxytoca genome contains the following:
- a CDS encoding ABC transporter substrate-binding protein — MRITNTKIALALGMLVLAAQAQADQLADIKAAGVIKVATFDANPPFGSVDPKTHKIVGYDVDFAEALAKSLGVKLELVATNPANRIPLLQSGKADLIVADITITPERAQVIDFSTPYFVTGQQFLVPAKSADKLDDYSKARIGAVKGTTGEQALHQRFPQSRVLSYDDIPLALTALRNGNVQAITQDSTILAGLLAEAPDKANFKIIPDLLSKEEIGVGVKKGEPALLKAVNDELVNLEKSGEAAKIYDVWFGPNTKTPQPRAFTIEAK; from the coding sequence ATGCGCATTACAAACACAAAAATCGCGCTGGCGCTGGGCATGCTGGTGCTCGCCGCGCAGGCTCAGGCCGACCAGTTAGCCGATATCAAAGCCGCCGGGGTGATCAAGGTCGCCACCTTCGACGCCAACCCACCGTTCGGTTCGGTAGATCCGAAAACGCATAAAATCGTCGGCTATGACGTGGACTTTGCCGAAGCGCTGGCAAAATCCCTCGGCGTGAAGCTGGAGCTGGTCGCCACCAACCCGGCTAACCGCATTCCGCTGCTGCAGTCCGGCAAGGCCGACCTGATCGTCGCCGATATCACTATCACTCCGGAACGTGCACAGGTGATTGATTTCTCAACGCCTTACTTCGTAACCGGCCAGCAGTTCCTGGTTCCGGCAAAATCAGCGGATAAGCTTGATGATTACAGCAAAGCGCGTATCGGCGCGGTAAAAGGCACCACCGGCGAGCAGGCGCTGCATCAGCGCTTCCCGCAGTCGCGCGTGCTCTCTTATGACGATATTCCGCTGGCGCTGACCGCCCTGCGCAACGGTAACGTACAGGCGATCACTCAGGACAGCACCATCCTGGCCGGGCTGCTGGCGGAAGCGCCGGACAAAGCTAACTTCAAAATTATCCCCGACCTGTTGAGCAAAGAAGAGATTGGCGTCGGCGTGAAGAAAGGCGAACCGGCTCTGCTGAAAGCGGTAAATGATGAGCTGGTGAATCTGGAGAAATCCGGTGAAGCGGCCAAAATTTACGACGTCTGGTTTGGCCCGAACACCAAAACCCCGCAGCCGCGCGCCTTTACTATCGAAGCTAAATAA
- a CDS encoding ABC transporter ATP-binding protein has translation MLSARELKVFYGVIQGLKGVDIDIFDREIVTLIGSNGAGKTSTLNGIVNLVRSTGRVNFLNEDISRSQTHQIVRKGLALVPEGRRIFTNLTIEENLRMGAYNNLAGFTRLRDRMYGLFPRLKERRSQMAGTMSGGEQQMLAIARALMSEPVLLMLDEPSLGLAPKIVGELFATIKQLREENITVLLVEQNATAALTIADRAYVLENGKIMLSGPAPEVLANPEIKRMYLGG, from the coding sequence ATGCTTAGCGCGCGCGAGTTAAAAGTATTTTACGGCGTCATTCAGGGGCTAAAAGGCGTTGATATTGATATTTTCGACCGGGAAATCGTGACCTTAATCGGCAGTAACGGCGCGGGGAAAACCTCAACCCTTAACGGCATCGTCAACCTGGTACGCTCCACGGGGCGGGTTAATTTTCTCAACGAGGATATCTCCCGCAGCCAGACGCATCAGATTGTACGCAAGGGGCTGGCGCTGGTGCCCGAAGGACGGCGGATCTTCACCAATCTGACCATCGAAGAAAATCTGCGTATGGGAGCCTACAACAATCTCGCCGGGTTTACCCGCCTGCGCGACCGCATGTATGGCCTGTTTCCCCGGCTGAAAGAGCGGCGTTCTCAGATGGCGGGAACCATGAGCGGCGGCGAGCAGCAGATGCTGGCGATCGCCAGAGCCTTGATGAGCGAGCCGGTGCTGCTGATGCTCGATGAGCCAAGCCTCGGGCTGGCGCCGAAAATTGTCGGCGAGCTGTTCGCCACGATTAAACAGCTACGGGAGGAGAATATTACCGTGCTGCTGGTTGAGCAGAACGCCACGGCGGCGTTGACTATCGCCGATCGCGCTTATGTGCTGGAAAATGGCAAGATTATGCTTTCCGGCCCGGCGCCGGAGGTGCTGGCGAATCCGGAAATTAAGCGGATGTATCTGGGGGGATAA
- a CDS encoding ABC transporter ATP-binding protein — translation MVQNKVILQVQDVTMQFGGLRAIDNVSFHVDEAEIFGLIGPNGAGKTTMFNVITANYKPTSGSVTLAGKSLKGLKPNRVVNAGIARTFQNIRLFNSMTVLENVMVGLDSASRYSLLEAALHIGRYFPAERAAKAKAMAILDDIGIAHFADMQATSLSYGNQRKVEIARALATSPKLLLLDEPAAGMNPKETEDLADLIFRMRNDYRLSVLLIEHDMPFVNKLCERVMVLEYGKPLFSGLMSEAIEDPEVISAYLGDVRYA, via the coding sequence ATGGTGCAAAATAAGGTCATTTTACAGGTGCAGGACGTCACCATGCAGTTCGGCGGGCTGCGGGCCATCGACAACGTCAGTTTCCACGTCGATGAGGCGGAAATTTTTGGCCTGATTGGCCCCAACGGCGCGGGGAAAACCACCATGTTCAACGTCATCACCGCCAACTATAAACCCACCAGCGGCAGCGTGACCCTGGCGGGGAAATCGCTGAAGGGGCTGAAGCCGAACCGGGTAGTCAACGCCGGGATCGCCCGCACCTTTCAGAATATCCGCCTGTTTAACTCGATGACGGTATTAGAAAACGTGATGGTCGGCCTCGACAGCGCCAGCCGCTATTCGCTGCTGGAAGCGGCGCTGCATATCGGCCGCTACTTCCCCGCCGAGCGGGCGGCGAAAGCCAAAGCGATGGCGATTCTGGACGATATCGGCATCGCCCATTTCGCCGATATGCAGGCCACCAGCCTCAGCTACGGCAACCAGCGTAAGGTGGAGATTGCCCGCGCGCTGGCGACGTCGCCAAAGCTATTGCTGCTCGACGAGCCCGCCGCCGGAATGAACCCGAAAGAGACGGAAGATCTGGCGGATCTGATCTTCCGCATGCGCAACGACTACCGGCTCAGCGTGCTGCTGATCGAGCACGATATGCCGTTCGTTAACAAGCTGTGCGAGCGGGTGATGGTACTGGAGTACGGCAAGCCGCTGTTTAGCGGCCTGATGTCCGAGGCTATCGAGGATCCGGAGGTGATTTCCGCTTACCTGGGAGACGTTCGTTATGCTTAG
- a CDS encoding branched-chain amino acid ABC transporter permease produces the protein MLNATTTAGAQLRNLVIIVICIALLAGINVVFNDYIIRVISTIFVFMILAVSYNLINGVTGQLSLEPNGFVAVGAYVTALLILSSDSKLDMFEMAAPSPWILVMHAGFLPALLISGLCAAALAVCLAFPVFRVRGDYLAIVTLGFGFIIKILAINNPQITNGAIGLNDIPQQPHLLFWCGLFALLATGMILQLVWSKYGRMMKAVRDDEDAAIAMGVNTFRIKTCAFATSAFFEGIGGGLLASLLTTISPGLFDFMLTFQLLIIIVLGGLGSTTGALLGTVLVVGSGEWLRFLDQPLQFFGHDLGAYPGLRMVVFSLLLLIIMLFAREGLLGKKEIWQVGRRSRSYGAK, from the coding sequence ATGCTCAACGCTACGACTACCGCCGGGGCGCAGCTGCGCAACCTGGTTATTATTGTTATCTGTATCGCGCTGCTGGCCGGGATCAACGTCGTTTTCAACGACTACATTATTCGCGTCATCAGCACCATTTTTGTTTTTATGATCCTCGCGGTCAGCTACAACCTGATCAACGGCGTCACCGGCCAGCTGTCGCTGGAGCCCAACGGCTTTGTGGCGGTCGGCGCTTACGTCACCGCGCTGCTGATCCTCTCCAGCGACAGCAAGCTGGATATGTTTGAGATGGCCGCCCCTAGCCCGTGGATCCTCGTGATGCACGCCGGTTTCCTGCCCGCGCTGTTGATTAGCGGCCTGTGCGCGGCGGCGCTGGCGGTGTGCCTGGCCTTTCCGGTCTTCCGGGTACGCGGCGACTACCTGGCGATCGTCACCCTCGGCTTCGGCTTTATTATTAAAATCCTCGCCATTAATAATCCGCAGATCACCAACGGCGCGATTGGCCTCAACGATATCCCCCAGCAGCCGCATCTGCTGTTCTGGTGCGGACTGTTCGCCCTGCTGGCGACCGGGATGATCCTGCAGCTGGTGTGGTCGAAGTACGGGCGCATGATGAAAGCGGTGCGCGACGACGAAGACGCCGCTATCGCCATGGGGGTCAACACGTTTCGCATTAAAACCTGCGCCTTCGCCACCAGCGCCTTCTTCGAAGGGATCGGCGGCGGCCTGCTGGCCTCGCTGCTGACCACCATCTCGCCGGGCCTGTTCGACTTTATGCTTACCTTCCAGCTGCTGATTATTATCGTGCTCGGCGGCCTGGGCAGCACCACCGGCGCGCTGCTCGGCACCGTGCTGGTGGTCGGCAGCGGCGAGTGGCTGCGCTTTCTCGACCAACCGCTCCAGTTCTTCGGTCACGATCTCGGCGCGTATCCGGGCCTGCGAATGGTGGTGTTCTCGCTGCTGCTGCTGATCATCATGCTGTTCGCCCGCGAAGGTCTGTTGGGCAAAAAAGAGATTTGGCAGGTGGGCAGAAGGAGCCGCAGCTATGGTGCAAAATAA
- a CDS encoding branched-chain amino acid ABC transporter permease: MDGAIFLQQVVNGMSLGGMYALIAIGYTMVYGVLRLINFAHADVMMVGAFTTLFLFSSIGLPFGVAVFLTLGLCGLFGMLIDRVAYRPLRQASKISMLITAIGVSFFLENLFNVLFGGSSRFFSAPEFFNNTRAFGDVIITNVAWVVPLITVLLLLAILWLLYRTRYGMAIRAVAFDVNTVRLMGIDANRIISLVFALGSSLAALGGVFYSISYPTIDPLMGVLIGLKAFAAAVLGGIGSVTGAVLGGFILGFTEVVAVALFPELGGYKDAFAFMFLILVLLFRPVGIMGDERLERSRF, translated from the coding sequence ATGGATGGTGCCATTTTTCTCCAGCAGGTGGTCAATGGAATGAGCCTTGGGGGCATGTACGCCCTGATTGCCATCGGTTACACGATGGTTTATGGGGTGCTGCGCCTGATCAACTTCGCCCATGCGGACGTGATGATGGTCGGGGCGTTTACCACCCTGTTTTTATTTTCTTCCATTGGGCTACCCTTCGGGGTAGCCGTTTTCCTCACCCTCGGCCTGTGCGGCCTGTTCGGGATGCTGATCGACCGGGTGGCCTATCGCCCGCTGCGTCAGGCATCAAAAATCTCCATGCTGATCACCGCCATCGGCGTCAGCTTCTTTCTCGAAAACCTGTTCAACGTGCTGTTTGGCGGCAGCTCGCGCTTCTTTTCGGCGCCGGAATTTTTCAACAACACCCGCGCCTTTGGCGACGTGATTATCACCAACGTGGCGTGGGTTGTGCCGCTGATCACCGTTCTGTTGCTGTTGGCTATCCTCTGGCTGCTGTACCGCACCCGCTACGGCATGGCGATCCGCGCGGTGGCCTTCGACGTCAACACCGTGCGCCTGATGGGCATCGACGCCAACCGCATTATCTCGCTGGTGTTCGCCCTCGGCAGCAGCCTCGCGGCGCTGGGCGGGGTGTTCTACTCGATTAGCTATCCGACCATCGACCCGCTGATGGGCGTGCTGATCGGCCTGAAGGCCTTCGCCGCTGCGGTACTTGGCGGTATTGGCAGCGTCACCGGCGCGGTGCTCGGCGGCTTTATTCTCGGCTTTACCGAAGTGGTGGCGGTCGCCCTGTTTCCCGAGCTCGGCGGCTACAAAGACGCCTTCGCCTTTATGTTCTTGATTCTGGTCCTCTTGTTCCGCCCGGTTGGCATTATGGGCGATGAACGTCTGGAAAGGAGCCGTTTCTGA
- a CDS encoding ABC transporter substrate-binding protein, translating into MTTLVAAWVGASSAQAAEIKIGVVLPLSGALSGYGQPSQKGLDIIQSITPTLKNGDTVKLIVIDDKSDKVEAANAMQRLVSSDKVDAVIGEVTSSNTLAMTKIADDSKTPLVSSTATNDRVTRNHPYVSRVCFSDSFQGVVGANLASRDLKAKTAAIVFDSSNDYSVGLAKAFRTQFLKNGGTIPIEVQAPGGSKDFKAQLASVKAKNVDMIYMPIYYTEGALIAVQAKQLGLSKPVVGGDGLAADQVFFDVGKDAVNGYMTTDYYSPNAKEQTPAGEVFIKAWEAKYQQPTHTWGAMAADAYNVIINAMNQCSDPHDRVCVNEKIRATKDFQGVTGTLTLQNGDAIRSAVINEVKDGKLAFRTVVNP; encoded by the coding sequence ATGACCACGCTGGTTGCCGCGTGGGTCGGTGCCAGCAGCGCGCAGGCGGCTGAAATTAAAATCGGCGTGGTGTTACCGTTGAGCGGCGCGCTGAGCGGCTATGGACAGCCTTCGCAAAAAGGGCTGGATATTATCCAGAGCATTACGCCAACCTTAAAAAACGGCGACACCGTGAAGCTTATCGTGATTGACGATAAGAGCGACAAAGTCGAAGCCGCTAACGCCATGCAGCGCCTGGTCTCCAGCGATAAAGTCGATGCGGTGATCGGCGAAGTCACCTCTTCCAATACCCTGGCGATGACCAAAATCGCCGACGACAGCAAAACGCCGCTGGTCTCCTCAACCGCCACCAACGACCGCGTTACCCGCAATCACCCTTACGTCAGCCGGGTCTGCTTCTCGGACAGCTTCCAGGGCGTAGTTGGCGCTAACCTCGCCTCCCGCGATCTGAAGGCTAAAACCGCCGCCATCGTCTTCGACAGCAGCAACGACTACTCCGTCGGCCTGGCGAAGGCCTTCCGCACCCAGTTCCTGAAAAACGGCGGCACCATACCTATCGAAGTTCAGGCTCCCGGCGGCAGCAAAGACTTTAAGGCCCAGCTGGCCAGCGTGAAGGCGAAGAACGTCGACATGATTTATATGCCGATTTACTACACCGAAGGAGCGCTTATCGCCGTACAGGCGAAACAGCTGGGGCTGAGCAAGCCGGTGGTCGGCGGCGACGGTCTGGCGGCAGATCAGGTCTTTTTTGACGTCGGCAAAGATGCGGTCAACGGCTATATGACCACCGATTACTACTCGCCGAACGCCAAAGAGCAAACGCCGGCGGGCGAGGTGTTTATCAAAGCCTGGGAAGCCAAATATCAGCAGCCGACCCACACCTGGGGCGCGATGGCGGCGGACGCCTATAACGTCATTATCAACGCCATGAACCAGTGCAGCGACCCACACGACCGGGTCTGCGTTAACGAAAAAATACGCGCTACCAAGGACTTCCAGGGCGTGACCGGTACCCTGACCTTACAAAACGGCGATGCCATCCGCAGCGCGGTCATCAACGAAGTGAAGGATGGCAAGCTGGCGTTTCGTACCGTGGTCAATCCTTAA
- the eutC gene encoding ethanolamine ammonia-lyase subunit EutC, translated as MNPPDAWNPLREFTDARIALGRSGASLPTREVLNFGLAHARARDAIHQPFASDQLEQPLAELGLSSLTVHSAASNRHIYLNRPDLGRRLSEESRADLAASGVRPADLLLVIGDGLSSYAVQRQALPLIRTLLPYLNTLGLSLAPVVLAHQSRVALGDDIGETLKARAVAILIGERPGLSSPDSLGVYLTWQPHRQRLESERNCISNIRPEGLSFDAAAFKLAWLLEQAFLRRLSGVRLKDESDNPALHGKIKPLSQLK; from the coding sequence ATGAATCCTCCCGACGCCTGGAACCCGCTGCGCGAATTTACCGACGCGCGAATTGCGCTGGGGCGCAGCGGCGCCAGCCTGCCGACCCGCGAAGTGCTCAATTTTGGCCTCGCCCACGCCCGGGCGCGCGACGCCATCCACCAGCCCTTCGCCAGCGACCAGTTAGAACAGCCGCTGGCGGAGCTGGGCCTCTCTTCGCTGACCGTCCACAGCGCCGCCAGCAATCGCCATATCTATCTGAATCGTCCGGATCTGGGGCGACGTCTGAGCGAAGAGAGCCGCGCCGACCTGGCCGCCAGCGGCGTACGTCCCGCCGACCTGCTGCTGGTGATTGGCGACGGTCTTTCGTCATACGCTGTACAGCGTCAGGCGCTGCCGCTGATCCGCACCCTTCTCCCCTATCTGAACACGCTGGGGTTAAGCCTGGCCCCGGTGGTGCTGGCGCATCAGTCGCGGGTCGCGCTGGGCGATGATATTGGCGAAACGCTGAAGGCCAGAGCGGTGGCGATACTGATTGGCGAACGGCCCGGGCTCTCTTCGCCGGATAGCCTCGGAGTGTACTTAACCTGGCAGCCGCACCGTCAGCGGCTGGAGTCGGAGCGCAACTGTATTTCCAATATCCGTCCGGAAGGGCTGAGCTTTGATGCCGCCGCATTTAAGCTGGCCTGGCTGCTGGAGCAGGCCTTTTTACGGCGGCTTAGCGGAGTACGCCTGAAAGATGAAAGCGATAATCCAGCGCTGCATGGAAAAATAAAACCGTTGAGCCAGCTGAAATAA
- a CDS encoding ethanolamine ammonia-lyase subunit EutB, translating to MYKTTLSGQVWRFDSLKTLMAKASPARSGDALAGVIAESAEERMAAKMALAEVPLTEILANPLIPYEQDEVTRLIIDTHDDRGFAAIRHLTVGDFRDWLLDDATDEAALRQVARAITPEMAAAVSKLMRNQDLILAASKCRVVTRFRNTIGLPGHLSVRLQPNHPTDDMKGIAASMLDGLLYGAGDAVIGINPASDSLPVLAQLNHMLDDIIQRFAIPTQSCILTHVTNTLQLIERGAPVDLVFQSVAGTEAANSGFGINLALLQEAREAALSLNRGTLGNNVMYFETGQGSCLSANAHHGVDQQTCEARAYAVARHFEPLLVNTVVGFIGPEYLYDGKQIIRAGLEDHFCGKLMGLPIGCDVCYTNHAEADQDDMDTLLTLLCAAGLTFLIGVPGADDIMLNYQSTSFHDALYARRLLGLKHAPEFADWLRKMQIIDRHGALRLTDARHPLLSVLPQGEPV from the coding sequence ATGTATAAAACCACGCTATCGGGCCAGGTATGGCGTTTTGATAGTCTGAAGACGCTGATGGCGAAAGCCTCCCCGGCGCGTTCCGGCGACGCGCTGGCGGGCGTTATCGCGGAATCAGCCGAAGAGCGAATGGCGGCGAAAATGGCGCTGGCGGAGGTTCCGCTCACCGAGATTCTCGCTAATCCGCTGATTCCCTATGAACAGGATGAAGTGACCCGCCTGATCATTGATACCCACGACGATCGGGGCTTTGCGGCAATTCGCCATCTGACGGTCGGCGATTTTCGCGACTGGCTGCTTGATGACGCCACCGACGAGGCGGCTTTGCGCCAGGTGGCCCGCGCGATAACCCCGGAGATGGCGGCGGCGGTCAGCAAGCTAATGCGTAACCAGGATCTGATCCTCGCCGCCAGCAAATGCCGGGTGGTGACTCGTTTTCGCAACACCATCGGCCTGCCGGGACACCTCAGCGTGCGCCTGCAGCCCAATCATCCGACTGATGATATGAAGGGCATCGCCGCCAGTATGCTCGACGGCCTGCTGTACGGCGCAGGGGATGCAGTCATCGGTATTAATCCGGCCAGCGATAGCCTGCCGGTACTGGCGCAGCTTAACCATATGCTCGACGATATTATTCAGCGCTTCGCCATCCCTACTCAGTCGTGCATTCTGACCCACGTCACCAACACCTTACAGCTGATCGAACGCGGCGCGCCGGTGGATTTAGTGTTCCAGTCGGTGGCCGGTACCGAGGCCGCCAACAGCGGTTTCGGCATTAATCTGGCGCTGCTGCAGGAGGCCAGGGAGGCGGCGCTCAGCCTGAATCGCGGTACGCTCGGCAACAACGTGATGTACTTTGAAACCGGCCAGGGAAGCTGCCTTTCCGCCAACGCCCACCACGGCGTTGACCAGCAGACCTGCGAAGCCCGCGCCTACGCCGTCGCCCGCCATTTTGAACCGCTGCTGGTCAATACGGTGGTGGGCTTTATCGGCCCGGAGTATCTGTACGATGGCAAGCAGATTATCCGCGCCGGGCTGGAAGACCATTTCTGCGGCAAGCTGATGGGGCTGCCAATCGGCTGCGACGTTTGCTATACCAATCACGCCGAAGCGGATCAGGACGATATGGATACCCTGCTGACGCTGCTGTGCGCCGCCGGGCTGACCTTCCTGATCGGCGTACCGGGGGCTGACGATATTATGCTCAACTATCAAAGCACTTCATTCCACGATGCGCTGTACGCCCGCCGCCTGCTGGGTTTAAAACATGCGCCAGAGTTCGCCGACTGGCTGAGGAAGATGCAGATTATTGACCGCCACGGCGCGCTGCGTCTGACCGATGCCCGCCATCCGCTGCTTTCCGTCCTGCCGCAAGGAGAACCGGTATGA
- the eat gene encoding ethanolamine permease, whose amino-acid sequence MTEQTTTLKRTLGSFRLWGIAVGLVISGEYFGWSYGWSQAGTLGFLFVALAIAAMYCAFIFSFTELTTAIPHAGGPFAYAYRAFGPTGGFIAGFATLIEFVFAPPAIAMAIGAYLNVQFPALDPKWVACGAYVIFMTLNILGVGIAATFELVVTLLAIFELLVFMGVVAPGFSWSHFTANGWAGAGSFSGLALPGMFAAIPFAIWFFLAIEGASMAAEEAKDPQRTIPRALGGGILTLTVLAIGVMVFAGGVGDWRTLANINDPLPQAMKMVVGNSSGWLHMLVWLGLFGLVASFHGIIMGYSRQIYSLARAGYLPAGLATLNRRTRTPHLAILAGGVVGIAAIFSDSLITISGMPLTACIVTMSVFGAIVMYITSMAALFKLRRSEPNLIRPFRAPLYPWAPAFALAMAVLCLVAMVWYNPLLALIFAAMMLGGYLWFRKTAGARQRAAVDPQLRTVS is encoded by the coding sequence ATGACAGAGCAAACCACAACGCTAAAAAGAACGCTCGGCAGTTTCCGCCTATGGGGAATTGCCGTTGGATTAGTTATTTCCGGAGAGTATTTCGGCTGGAGCTACGGCTGGTCCCAGGCCGGGACGCTGGGCTTTTTGTTTGTCGCACTGGCTATCGCCGCGATGTACTGCGCTTTTATTTTTAGCTTTACCGAACTGACCACCGCGATTCCTCACGCGGGCGGGCCATTTGCCTACGCCTACCGCGCCTTTGGCCCGACCGGCGGGTTTATCGCCGGCTTCGCCACCCTGATTGAATTCGTCTTCGCCCCGCCCGCCATCGCCATGGCCATCGGCGCCTATCTTAACGTGCAGTTTCCGGCTCTCGACCCCAAATGGGTGGCCTGCGGCGCCTACGTTATCTTTATGACGCTGAATATTCTCGGCGTCGGGATCGCTGCCACCTTTGAGCTGGTGGTGACGTTATTAGCCATCTTCGAGCTGCTGGTGTTTATGGGCGTGGTCGCGCCGGGCTTCTCCTGGAGCCACTTTACCGCTAACGGCTGGGCGGGCGCCGGGAGCTTCAGCGGCCTGGCGCTGCCGGGCATGTTTGCCGCCATCCCGTTTGCGATCTGGTTCTTTCTGGCGATTGAAGGCGCATCGATGGCCGCCGAAGAGGCTAAAGATCCGCAGCGCACCATTCCCCGGGCGCTGGGCGGCGGCATTCTGACCCTGACCGTACTGGCAATTGGCGTGATGGTTTTTGCCGGGGGCGTCGGCGACTGGCGAACCCTGGCCAATATTAACGACCCGCTGCCGCAGGCGATGAAAATGGTAGTCGGCAACAGCAGCGGCTGGCTGCATATGCTGGTGTGGCTGGGGCTGTTCGGCCTGGTGGCGTCGTTCCACGGTATTATCATGGGCTACTCGCGACAGATTTACTCGCTGGCGCGCGCGGGCTATCTCCCCGCCGGGCTGGCGACGCTGAACCGCCGCACCCGCACGCCGCATCTGGCGATCCTCGCCGGAGGCGTGGTCGGCATCGCCGCCATTTTCTCTGATTCGCTGATCACCATTAGCGGGATGCCGCTGACCGCCTGTATCGTCACGATGTCGGTATTTGGCGCTATTGTTATGTATATCACCTCGATGGCGGCGCTGTTTAAGCTGCGCCGCAGCGAGCCGAATCTGATTCGACCGTTTCGCGCGCCGCTCTATCCGTGGGCGCCTGCCTTCGCGCTGGCGATGGCGGTTCTCTGCCTGGTGGCGATGGTCTGGTACAACCCGCTGCTGGCGCTGATTTTCGCCGCCATGATGCTCGGCGGCTATCTGTGGTTTCGCAAGACCGCAGGTGCCCGCCAGCGCGCGGCGGTGGATCCGCAGCTGCGTACCGTCTCCTGA
- the mmuP gene encoding S-methylmethionine permease, producing MQTTQQQGGQLKRTMKTRHLIMLSLGGVIGTGLFFNTGYIISTTGAAGTLLAYLIGALVVWLVMQCLGELSVAMPETGAFHVYAARYLGPATGYTVAWLYWLTWTVALGSSFTAAGFCMQYWFPQIPVWVWCVVFCAVIFALNVISTRFFAEGEFWFSLVKVVTIIAFIILGGAAIFGIIPMQDGSPAPGLRNITAEGWFPHGGLPILMTMVAVNFAFSGTELIGIAAGETENPHKVIPVAIRTTIARLIIFFIGTVFVLAALIPMQQAGVEKSPFVLVFEKVGIPYAADIFNFVILTAILSAANSGLYASGRMLWSLSNEKTLPACFTKLTKNGVPLTAISVSMLGGVLALFSSVVAPDTVFVALSAISGFAVVAVWLSICASHFMFRRRHLQEGKALSELHYRAPWYPLVPVLGFVLCLLACVGLAFDPSQRIALWCGIPFVALCYGAYYLTRSRKLTQEPQHVAE from the coding sequence ATGCAAACAACACAACAACAAGGTGGGCAGCTTAAGCGCACCATGAAAACTCGCCACCTGATTATGCTGTCTTTGGGGGGCGTTATTGGCACAGGGTTATTTTTTAATACCGGCTATATCATCTCCACCACCGGGGCGGCGGGAACGCTGCTGGCCTACCTGATCGGCGCGCTGGTGGTCTGGCTGGTGATGCAGTGTCTGGGCGAACTCTCGGTAGCGATGCCGGAGACCGGGGCGTTTCACGTTTATGCCGCGCGTTATCTCGGCCCGGCGACGGGCTATACCGTGGCCTGGCTCTACTGGCTGACCTGGACGGTGGCGCTTGGCTCCAGCTTCACCGCCGCCGGATTCTGCATGCAGTACTGGTTCCCCCAGATACCGGTATGGGTCTGGTGCGTGGTGTTCTGCGCGGTCATTTTCGCCCTCAACGTTATCTCTACCCGCTTTTTTGCCGAAGGGGAATTCTGGTTCTCGCTGGTGAAAGTGGTCACTATTATTGCTTTTATTATTCTCGGCGGGGCGGCGATTTTCGGCATCATTCCGATGCAGGATGGTTCGCCGGCGCCGGGGCTGCGCAATATCACCGCCGAAGGCTGGTTCCCGCACGGCGGCCTGCCGATCCTGATGACCATGGTGGCGGTCAACTTCGCCTTCTCCGGCACCGAGCTTATCGGCATTGCGGCCGGGGAAACGGAAAATCCGCATAAAGTCATTCCGGTGGCTATTCGCACCACTATCGCCCGGCTGATTATCTTTTTTATCGGCACCGTGTTCGTGCTGGCGGCGCTGATTCCGATGCAGCAGGCGGGGGTAGAGAAGAGCCCGTTTGTGCTGGTGTTTGAAAAGGTCGGCATTCCTTACGCGGCAGATATTTTTAACTTCGTGATCCTGACGGCGATTCTCTCGGCGGCCAACTCCGGTCTCTACGCTTCCGGGAGGATGCTGTGGTCGCTCTCCAATGAAAAAACGCTGCCGGCCTGCTTTACCAAATTGACCAAAAACGGCGTACCACTGACGGCGATTTCGGTGAGCATGCTCGGCGGGGTGCTGGCGCTTTTCTCCAGCGTAGTAGCCCCGGATACGGTGTTTGTCGCGCTGTCGGCGATTTCCGGCTTTGCGGTGGTGGCGGTATGGCTGAGCATCTGCGCCTCGCACTTTATGTTCCGCCGTCGCCATCTGCAGGAGGGGAAGGCGTTAAGCGAACTGCACTACCGCGCGCCGTGGTACCCGCTGGTGCCGGTGCTGGGATTTGTGCTTTGTCTGTTGGCCTGCGTGGGTTTGGCGTTTGACCCGAGTCAGAGGATTGCGTTGTGGTGCGGGATCCCCTTCGTGGCCCTGTGTTATGGTGCGTATTATCTGACTCGTTCACGGAAACTCACCCAGGAGCCTCAACATGTCGCAGAATAA